Genomic window (Bacillus vallismortis):
GAACTGAAAAACAGCGGTACGCATCTTCCAGAGCTCAGCGGCTTGTCGATTGAAGCGCTATGGGATTTGGCAGTCACTCCGGACGACCGCAGATTTTTCGTTGTCATGGAGCTGTTGAGCCGCAGCGTGACGATTGAAGACATTCATGCGAAAACAAAAATTGATCCGTTTTTCCTCCATACCTTTGACAACATCATCAAACTGGAAAACCGCTTGATGGAGGCGGGAAGCGATCTCTCTTTTGACTTATTGAAAAAAGCAAAGGAGAAGGGATTTTCAGACGCAACGATTGCCTCGCTGATCGGCAAAACAGAAGAAGAGGTACGCGCGCTTCGCAAGGAGATGGGCATTACACCTTCCTTCAAAATTGTCGATACATGCGCGGCTGAATTTGATGCGAAAACAAACTACTTTTACTCGACATATTTCGGAGAGACAGATGGTGACATCAGCCGAAAAGAGAAAAAACGCGCGCTGATTATCGGATCGGGACCGATTCGCATCGGCCAAGGAGTTGAATTCGATTACAGTGCCGTTCATGGCGTGCTGACACTGCAAGAGCTTGGGTTCGAAACCATCATGATTAACAACAACCCAGAAACGGTCAGCACAGATTATGAAATTGCGGACCGCCTGTATTTTGAACCGATGACTACGGAGCACATTTTAAACGTGGCGGAGCAGGAAAACATCGATTTTGCAATCGTGCAATTCGGCGGCCAAACCGCGATCAATGCTGCTGAAGCGCTCGAAAAAGCCGGCATTACCCTTCTCGGAACCTCGTTTGAAACGCTCGACGTGTTAGAGGATCGGGATCAATTTTATCAGCTTCTTGATGGGCTTGGCTTGAAGCACGCAAAGGGAGAAATCGCTTATACAAAAGAAGAGGCGGCTGAAAAAGCTGATGAGATCGGCTATCCGGTGTTAATCCGTCCGTCTTATGTCATCGGCGGAATGGGCATGATCATTGTTGACTCGCACGCTCAGCTTTCTCAGCTGCTGAACGGAGAGGACAGCATGCCGTACCCGATTTTAATTGATCAGTATGTGTCAGGTAAGGAAGTTGAAATTGATTTGATTTCCGACGGTGAAGAGGTTTTTATCCCGACATATACCGAGCATATTGAACGGGCAGGTGTCCATTCGGGAGACAGCTTTGCCATCCTTCCCGGACCGTCCATCACAAGCGGGCTGCAGCAAGACATAAAAGATGCCGCGCAAAAAATTGCCCGAAAGCTTTCATTTAAAGGCATCATGAACATTCAATTTGTGATCGACAGTGGAAACATTCTCGTCCTTGAAGTGAATCCGAGAGCGAGCCGCACGGTTCCTGTCGTCAGCAAAGTAATGGGCGTTCCGATGATTCCGCTCGCCACACGGCTGCTGGCGGGGGCGTCTTTAAAAGATGTAAACCCGGCAGTTCAAAATCACCACGGCGTTGCTGTAAAGTTCCCGGTCTTTTCATCACATGCGATTCAAGATGTAGATGTCAAGCTTGGGCCGGAAATGAAATCAACGGGAGAAGGCATGTGTGTTGCATACGATGCCGACAGCGCCTTGAAAAAAATCTATACACGTGTCTGGAATCAAAAAGGAAGCATTTATTTCCAAAATGGGCCGGACGATATCAAGGAATTAGCGGAAAACGCCGGTTTTACGGTACATGAAGGGACATTTGCCTCATGGATGGAGCTGGAAGGAAAAGCGATCCACATCAATTTGAGCGGCTCTGAAGAAGCGCGCAAAGAACGTTTAGAAGCCATGACGCACGGCATCACCGTCTTTACAGAAGAAGAAACCGTGCGGGCGTTTTTACAAAGCGGTTCAGGCCATCCGCAGCCTGTATCTCTCAAAGATCTCTATAAAAAGGAAGTGGCATCATGCACACAGTGACGGAAACCAGTTTATACGGAAAAGATTTATTAACGTTACAGGATCTTAGTGAACAGGATATAAACGCCTTGCTCGCAGAAGCCGGTGAACTGAAACAAAACAAAATTCAGCCTATTTTCCAAGGCAAAACCTTGGCAATGATTTTTGAAAAATCATCAACGCGGACCCGTGTTTCATTTGAAGCAGGCATGGCGCAGCTGGGCGGGAGCGCTCTCTTCTTAAGCCAGAAAGATCTGCAGCTGGGGCGCGGTGAAACCGTCGCTGATACGGCAAAAGTGCTGTCAGGCTATGTCGATGCCATTATGATCCGGACCTTTGAGCATGAGAAAGTGGAGGAGCTTGCCAAAGAAGCTGACATTCCGGTCATCAACGGACTTACTGATAAATACCATCCATGCCAGGCGCTGGCGGATCTCTTGACGATTAAGGAAATGAAGGGGAAGCTTAAAGGCGTGAAAGTCGCGTACATCGGTGACGGAAATAACGTGGCGCACTCATTAATGATCGGCTGCGCGAAAATGGGCTGTGATGTCTCGATCGCTTCGCCAAAGGGATACGAAGTGTTAGATGAAGCAGTTGAAGCGGCAAAAACATCTGCACGTCAATCGGGCGCTACTATCACACTTACAGCTGATCCGGTTGAAGCTGTAAAAGACGCGGATGTCATTTATTCTGATGTGTTTACAAGCATGGGGCAGGAAGCGGAAGAACAAGAGCGTCTCGCTGTATTTGCGCCTTATCAGGTGAATGCGGCGCTGGTCAGCCAAGCCAAGCCTGATTATACTTTTTTACATTGCCTCCCTGCGCACCGTGAGGAGGAAGTGACAGCGGAGATTATTGACGGGCCGAATTCGGCGGTATTTCAGCAGGCGGAAAACCGTCTTCACGTGCAAAAAGCACTGCTGAAGGCCGTTTTATACAGAGGGGAATCATCGAAAAACTGCTGAGCTCAGCAGTTTTTTTGATGGAAACATATTGACAGGCGAATAGGCGCATACTACAGCAAAAAGGAAAAGGAGGAAAAACAGTGGGTCAGCAGCATCAATTCCGTCCGGGACAGAAGGCGCCCAACAATGGCGTCTACGTTGAAATCGGCGAGACAGGTAGTATGGTTAAAAACCCGCAAAAGATCCATTTGTCAGCAGGGGATATGTTTCCTGAGACATCAAATCACAACCGGCTGTGGACATACAAAAGAAAGCCGTGATCAAGAAAAAACCCAAAACAATGAAATGTTTTGGGTTTTTGGCGTTTTAATGCTGGCTTGCATTTTTGTTCATAGGCATGATTTCTGCTAAAACCATGATCAAGACATACAGTACTACAGCAATGACAGATGATGTTTTGAATTGATACGCAACGCTGTTCATGCTGGCAACCAAGTAGCATGCCATATGTGATAAAAGGAACGTCCAAATAAAGGCAATAATATATCGCACGTTTCCACCTCGTCCTTCTCATTCTATTCTAAAAGCTATCATACCATACAAAAAGCGAAGGGGGAATCCAATTTTAGAAGAAAAATGAGGTGACAAAAGAGTCTGATTCGATACACTTTAAATAAAACAAAAAACATCGAATGGTATAATAGCCAAAACTCATAAAGGCTAGGACTTTACCTTATTCGTTTCTTTTCTTTTTACATAAGATAGCGTGAGATGAAGTGTGAAAGGAGGCGGGCAAGCGATGGGAATAACGGAAAGGTACTTTCAATTGGGAACGGAGCAGAATGTGATTCATCTGCCCTATCGCCCAAACGGCTTTGGCATCTTTATCTTGGGGGACAGAACCCACTTTGTCGGAAATGATTCAAGCTTTTGGCTGCAGCATTACGGCAGAAATCAGCTTCTGAACATGCTAAGGAATGAAGGATACACTCTTTTTAACAGCAATCTCTACGGAAGGCATTGGGGCGCGAAAAAAGCGGTCGCCTATGCCAAACAGCTGATACATTCCGTTCTGAAGCAGGAAATACTCAATCCGAAGATTCATATTTTAGCAGAAGGAATGGGTGCTCTCGTGGCCGATGAACTACTTCGTTTTTCCCCGGATCATATCCGTTCAGCCGCAATGTTGAATCCTTGTCTCGATCTTCAGGCTCATTATGAATCAGAGAAAGAAAATAAATTTTTCTATAAGCAATTTTTGAAAGAGGTATCGGAAAGCTGCGGAATAACTGAAAAAGAAGCGGAAGCGTTCCGTTACAAATCAATTGAAAGCTATCCGAGCGGCGTGCCGGTTCATATATGGCAGCGAATGACCGGAGCGCCCTATCCATACAGCGTACATGCGGAAGCATTCAAGGAACAACAGCAAAAGCGAGGTTCACCAGTCGACATGACATTTCACTTATTTGAGCATCCAAGCAGAATTTATGCATCAATCTGCAAATTCTTTCACAGTCATGAAAAAGAGTTATAGAGAATACAATAACAACAGCCTTCTCTTTTGCGGAGGCTGTTTTGCTTTGGAAATGAAAAACCGGAAAGGCGGCAGATGCAATGGAATCAACGCTGATTGTAGGTGCGGACGAATTTTTCGGCCTTTCATTATGCGAGCGAATGATGGATGAAGGCATACATGTTGACGTTATTCTGGCGGAAACAGAAGATGAAAATAGACAAATGTACTTAGAAGAAAGACTCTTGTGGCTTGGGAGAAATGGACTCTTTCGCCAGCTTGAACGCATTGGAGATCAAAAATATGATACAATTTGTATCCAGTTCGGCGGCTTTTTGCCTTTAGACCAATTTGATTCCCCCTATATATTAGTATATGAACAAGACCGAAAAGAATGGGAAAAACGTGAAAAGGCAGGCTCAGAAAAAGCGGTGATCCTGCCGAAAATGTATGGACCGTGGAAAGAAGAAACCGAAGAAGACGGCTGTTACACAGACGATGTGGCTGAGGAGCTGCTGAGGTTCCTGCTTGAACCAAGCCTCGAAAAAAGCAAAGATCAGATTTTCGATTTGCAAGTCACAGAAAAAACCACAAAAGAAGAAGCAAAAACAAAAATAATCGAGTGGAAAAGACAATTTTCATCAATTTTCGACAAATATTAAGAAAAACCTTCCATGTTTCGAGTTTTCTAGATACAATAAACGTATAAAAATGATACATGTTATAGCTTGTCAAAAGGAGTTGAACATGACTTGATCACAAGGCTTGTCATGATCTTTTCTGTCCTCCTTTTATTAAGCGGATGTGGACAAACTCCGTTTAAAGGAAAAATTGAGAAGGTCGGCATGCTCTTTCCTGATACGATTAACGATCTCGTATGGGGCACAAAAGGGTATAAAGGATTACTGAATATACAATCAAAATACAATGTGGACGTCTACTATAAAGAAGGCGTAAAAACAGATGAAGATATCATAAATGCGATTGAGGATTTTCATAAGCGGGGCGTCAATCTTCTCTATGGCCACGGGAGTGAATATGCAGAAGTGTTTAACTTGGTCAGCGAAGATTATCCGGATATGGAATTCGTCATTTCCAATGCGAAAGCGAAAGGCGATAATGTGACGAGTGTCCATTTCAGCGGCGAAGCAATGGGCTTTTTTGGAGGAATGACAGCTGCCCATATGTCGAAAACAAATCAGGTCGGCGTCATTGCTTCCTTTACGTGGCAGCCAGAGGTTGACGGTTTTATCAAAGGGGCCAAATATGAAAATCCGGATATAGAAGTAAACACGAAATATACGGCTCATTGGGATGATGATACGACGGCAGTAAAGCTTTATCAAAAAATGAAGAACGAAGGCGCGGATGTTGTGTATCCCGCTGGAGACGGGTATAATGTTCCTGTCATTCAGCAAATCAAAAAAGACGGCCTCTATGCCATCGGCTACGTCACAGATCAATCAGAACTGGGTGAGAATACCGTATTAACCAGCACTGTGCAAAATGTGGACAAGGCCTATGAAATCATCGCTGAGCAATTCAACAAAGGCTCCCTTGAAGGCGGCGATCATTACTACGACCTGAAAACCGGAGTTGTTGAAATGGGAACATTCAGCCCGCTAGTCGATAAAGACTTTCAGCATAGAATCGCCAAGCTGATCAAAACGTACAACAAAACAGGCGAACTGCCAAAAAACGAGTAATGGAGTGACGTCATATGCAGCATGAAAAATCACTGGAGTTCTTGCAAATTGCCATGAAATATCTTCCTGAAGCGAAAGAACAGCTTGAAAAATCAGGCATTGAGCTGTCAATGGAGGCCATACAGCCGTTTATGAATCTTTTTACCACGGTAATGGCTGAAGCTTATGAGCTTGGCAAGTCTGACGCAAAATCTGAAACCGAATAAGAAGAAGCCACTTTTGTGAAAGTGGCTTTTCACATGATTTTCTTTTTAATAGCGGAAATCATAGGCGCAAGCTCCTTTAAAGCGGGCTTGATTTGATCAACAGAGTTCATAATTGAACCGATTTGGTCCATAATATGCATGTAATGATTCGTCTCTTCTTCGTTTGCCTGGGAAACCTCCTCTTGCTGTTCTTCCTTCTCTGCTGTTTGTTTTGCGGAATCGCCGAACATCATCTTTGAAAACACATCCAACTGCATACGCCTCCTTTCTATATACAATACTCTATGATTAAGATGAACTGATAGTTTAGACGAATATATTGCCATGTGAAAAAAAATAGGATAGAATTAGTACCTGATACTAATAATTGATCACAACTGATTGATCTTCTAAATTTACAATATAAAGGAGTCTTCCCTTATGAAAGCTGGAATACTTGGTGTTGGTCGTTACATTCCTGAGAAGGTTTTAACAAATCATGATCTTGAAAAAATGGTTGAAACTTCTGATGAGTGGATTCGTACCAGAACAGGAATAGAAGAAAGAAGAATTGCCGCAGATGATGTGTATTCATCACATATGGCTGTTGCAGCAGCGAAAAAGGCGCTGGAACAAGCTGAAGTCGCGGCAGAGGATCTGGATATGATCCTGGTGGCAACTGTTACACCTGATCAGTCATTCCCTACGGTCTCTTGTATGATTCAAGAAGAGCTAGGCGCGAAGAAAGCGTGCGCTATGGATATCAGCGCGGCTTGTGCGGGCTTCATGTACGGGGTTATAACCGGTAAACAATTTATTGAATCCGGAACCTATAAGCATGTCCTTGTTGTCGGTGTAGAAAAGCTCTCAAGCATTACAGACTGGGAAGACCGAAATACAGCAGTTCTGTTTGGAGACGGAGCAGGCGCTGCGGTAGTCGGACCAGTCAGTGATGACAGAGGAATTCTTTCATTTGAACTAGGAGCAGACGGCACAGGCGGTCAGCACTTGTATCTGAATGAAAAAGGACATACAATCATGCATGGACGAGAAGTTTTCAAATTTGCAGTCCGCCAAATGGGAGAATCATGCGTAAATGTCATTGAAAAAGCCGGACTCTCAAAAGAGGACGTCGACTTTTTGATTCCGCATCAGGCGAACATCCGCATTATGGAAGCCGCTCGCGAGCGTTTAGAGCTTCCTGTCGAAAAGATGTCTAAAACCGTTCATAAATATGGAAATACTTCTGCCGCATCCATTCCGATCTCTCTTGTAGAAGAATTGGAAGCCGGTAAAATCAAAGACGGCGATGTGGTCGTCATGGTAGGGTTCGGCGGAGGATTAACATGGGGCGCCATTGCAATCCGCTGGGGCCGATAAAAAAAGGTGAGGTGCACACTAGATGAGTAAAAAAAGAGTAGTTGTTACAGGACTTGGAGCATTATCTCCGCTTGGCAACGACGTTGATACAAGTTGGAATAACGCAATCAACGGTGTGTCCGGAATCGGTCCGATCACTCGTGTTGATGCTGAAGAATATCCGGCAAAAGTAGCTGCTGAATTAAAAGACTTCAATGTTGAAGATTATATGGATAAAAAAGAAGCCAGAAAAATGGACCGCTTCACACAATATGCGGTCGTAGCTGCGAAAATGGCGGTTGAAGACGCGGATCTTAACATTACCGATGAGATCGCGCCGAGAGTCGGCGTTTGGGTAGGCTCCGGTATTGGAGGACTTGAAACACTAGAGTCTCAATTTGAAATCTTCTTAACGAAAGGCCCGAGACGAGTAAGCCCGTTTTTCGTGCCGATGATGATTCCGGATATGGCGACAGGGCAGATTTCCATTGCATTAGGAGCAAAAGGGGTTAACTCTTGTACGGTTACAGCATGCGCTACAGGAACGAACTCCATCGGTGACGCGTTTAAAGTCATTCAGCGCGGTGATGCAGATGTTATGGTCACAGGCGGAACAGAAGCGCCGCTGACAAGAATGTCATTCGCGGGCTTCAGCGCCAACAAAGCGCTGTCTACTAATCCAGATCCGAAAACAGCAAGCCGCCCGTTCGATAAAAACCGAGATGGCTTTGTCATGGGTGAAGGTGCAGGGATTGTTGTTCTTGAAGAACTTGAACATGCTCTGGCCCGCGGCGCTAAGATTTACGGAGAAATTGTAGGCTACGGCTCAACGGGAGACGCTTATCATATCACAGCGCCGGCCCAAGACGGTGAAGGCGGAGCGAGAGCAATGCAAGAAGCCATTAGAGATGCGGCCGTTTCTCCTGAAGACATTGATTATATCAATGCTCACGGGACAAGCACGTATTACAATGACAAATACGAAACAATGGCGATTAAAACCGTTTTCGGCGAGCATGCCCATAAACTTGCGGTAAGCTCTACAAAATCGATGACAGGCCACCTCTTAGGAGCAGCTGGCGGAATTGAAGCGATTTTCTCTGTGCTTGCCATTAAAGAAGGTGTGATCCCGCCGACAATCAATATTCAAACACCAGACGAAGAATGCGATTTAGATTATGTGCCTGATGAAGCCCGCAGACAGGATCTCAATTATGTTCTAAGCAACTCATTGGGATTCGGCGGACACAATGCAACATTAATCTTTAAGAAATACCAATCATGATCACGCCACACCGGCTGCCCTAAAGGGTAGCCGGTTTTTTTGTGTGCGCATAGGATAAAAAGAGGAGGCGATCACATATGAGTGTGGAACAAACATACAGCTGGCTCGGGAAGGCCGCGTCAATAGATGATTTGGCGCATTACATTGTCCCGCTTTTTTCAGGTGTGGAGAAAAAGAACTGGAAAGGCATTCTGGGGCACCTTCAGCATCATGGAATGTTTAAAAACATAAAAGAGGGCATCCATACTGCTTCCGAGCTGAAAGAAAAAGGTTTTTTTGAGCATATTCAAAAAGAAGAACAGTACCTTAAAAACAAATGGCAAGGTCCCGATGTGCCGATTGTCACACTGCCGGTTGACGAACGAAACAGGAGAATCCGTTTAGAATTCGGATCAAAATCAGGACTCGCTTTTCAAGACAAAATGTTCCTCTTTCTCTCGTCAGAGTTGGATTTTGCGTCAGTTTCTGCCCTGATGACACATGAATATCATCACGTTTGCAGGTTAGATCGTCTGACAAAAGATGAAAAAGATGTCACATTACTTGATACAATCATCATGGAAGGGCTTGCAGAATATGCTGTTTATGAGAGGTTCGGCCGAAGTCAAACGGCTGAATGGGCATCTTGGTATACCCCGGAGCAGCTGCAGGCTTTATACGAGAAAAAAATTGCACCCAACCAGGATATCAAACGGGACAATCGATTATTCTCACAGCTGTTATTCGGCAAAGGATATCAGCCCAAAATGCTTGGATACGCAGTCGGATTCAATATAGTAAAAAAATATTTAACAGCCAACAAAGCAAACACGGCAGACGGACTGTCCATTCCTGCTGAAACCTTTTTGAATGCAACGCTTTAAAAGAATAAAATAATGGAATTTCGTTAATAATATTACATTTATCCTAAAAAATTCTTGATTTTGCAAAATGATTGTAATAATATACAACTATAAAATTTTTAGATAATTCATTATTATTTATTATTTCTGAATAAAGGGATTGCTTTCTCTTGAAAATGTTTGACAACAAGAGGGGGAAAGGGGAGCTAGCATGGGCACACTTTTAGAAGTGAATAATTTAAAGACTTATTTTTTTAGGAAAAAGGAGCCGATCCCTGCGGTTGACGGAGTCGATTTTCACATCAGCAAAGGCGAAACCGTAGCGCTTGTAGGTGAATCGGGCTCCGGAAAAAGCATTACTTCTTTATCCATTATGGGCCTCGTCCAAAGCTCAGGCGGAAAAATCATGGACGGCTCTATTAAACTCGAAGACAGAGACCTCACCTCATTCACTGAAAATGACTATTGCAAAATCCGCGGAAACGAAGTATCTATGATCTTTCAGGAACCAATGACCTCCCTTAATCCGGTGTTAACAATCGGAGACCAAATTACCGAAGTGCTGATTTACCATAAAAACATGAAGAAAAAAGAAGCCCGCCAAAAAGCTGTTGAACTTTTGCAGATGGTCGGTTTCTCCCGGGCAGAGCAAATGATGAAGGAGTATCCGCACCGGCTGTCCGGCGGAATGAGGCAGAGGGTAATGATTGCCATCGCACTCAGCTGCAATCCTAAACTGCTCATTGCCGATGAACCGACGACAGCGCTGGATGTGACAATCCAATCCCAAGTTTTGGAACTCATGAAAGATCTTTGTCAGAAGTTCAACACGTCAATTCTTCTCATCACACACGACTTAGGTGTCGTGTCGGAAGCAGCTGACAGAGTAATTGTCATGTACTGCGGACAAGTCGTGGAAAACGCCACCGTCGACGACTTATTTTTAGAGCCGCTTCATCCTTACACAGAAGGCCTGCTGACATCGATTCCCGTCATAGATGGAGAGATTGATAAATTAAATGCGATTAAAGGCAGCGTGCCGACACCGGATAACCTGCCGCCGGGGTGCCGCTTTGCCCCAAGGTGCCCGAAAGCCATGGATAAATGCTGGACAAATCAGCCTTCGCTTTTGACGCACAAAAGCGGAAGAACGGTGAGATGCTTTTTATATGAGGAAGAGGGTGCCGAACAATCATGACTGCAGCTAATCAAGAAACAATCTTAGAGCTACGTGACGTAAAAAAATACTTCCCAATCCGCTCAGGCTTTTTTCAAAGAAAAGTCGGCGATGTGAAAGCGGTGGACGGTGTTTCATTTTCGTTAAAAAAAGGAGAAACACTCGGGATCGTTGGAGAGTCGGGTTGCGGAAAATCGACTGCCGGCAGGACGATGATCAGGCTTTACAAACCGACAGAAGGCCAAATCCTTTTTAAAGGGCAGGATATCTCCAATTTGTCAGAGGAGAAGCTGCGGAAAAGTGTCCGCAAAAATATTCAAATGGTTTTCCAAGATCCGTTTGCTTCTTTGAATCCAAGAAAAACGCTGCGTTCTATCATTAAGGAGCCGTTACATACGCACCACATGTATACGATGCGTGAACGAAACGAAAAAGTCGAAGAACTGCTTGCGAGAGTAGGTCTCCACCCGTCGTTTGCCAGCCGTTATCCCCATGAATTTTCCGGCGGCCAGCGTCAGCGGATCGGGATCGCCAGAGCGCTCACTTTGAATCCGGAACTGATCATCGCAGATGAGCCGGTTTCCGCACTTGATGTATCCATTCAGGCCCAAGTGATTAACTTAATGGAAGAATTACAGGAAGAATTTAATCTGACGTATCTATTTATCTCTCATGATCTAAGTGTCGTCCGCCATATCAGCGACAGAGTCGGAGTGATGTATCTTGGCAAAATGATGGAACTGACCGGCAAGCATGAGCTTTACGACCATCCGCTACACCCTTACACCCAAGCTCTTCTATCATCCGTTCCGGTTACAAGAAGAATAGGCTCTGTCAAACGTGAACGCATCGTCCTGAAGGGAGAACTGCCAAGTCCGGCTAATCCGCCAAAAGGCTGCGTTTTCCATACGAGATGCCCTGTTGCAAAGCCGATATGCAAGGAACAAATACCAGCATTCAAAGAAGCTGCTCCCAGCCACTTTGTGGCTTGTCACCTTTATAGCTAATGTTGCCCGCACAGCTTTGAG
Coding sequences:
- the appF gene encoding oligopeptide ABC transporter ATP-binding protein AppF, giving the protein MTAANQETILELRDVKKYFPIRSGFFQRKVGDVKAVDGVSFSLKKGETLGIVGESGCGKSTAGRTMIRLYKPTEGQILFKGQDISNLSEEKLRKSVRKNIQMVFQDPFASLNPRKTLRSIIKEPLHTHHMYTMRERNEKVEELLARVGLHPSFASRYPHEFSGGQRQRIGIARALTLNPELIIADEPVSALDVSIQAQVINLMEELQEEFNLTYLFISHDLSVVRHISDRVGVMYLGKMMELTGKHELYDHPLHPYTQALLSSVPVTRRIGSVKRERIVLKGELPSPANPPKGCVFHTRCPVAKPICKEQIPAFKEAAPSHFVACHLYS